One stretch of Mangifera indica cultivar Alphonso chromosome 9, CATAS_Mindica_2.1, whole genome shotgun sequence DNA includes these proteins:
- the LOC123224848 gene encoding zinc-finger homeodomain protein 10-like, protein MELAPAAKSPDTENNETVATRILPTRHLTFTNGVLNRHNHHHGGGHHHHHPIVITYKECLKNHAASLGAHALDGCGEFMPSPTATSTDPTSLRCAACGCHRNFHRREPDDSSFSPTTPHATANHNTITTATIEYQPHHRHHPPPPPSSQAQHPRHRSPSSSSPPPISSSFYPSAPHMLLALSGNMSGHENVMNNVGNVGASSRKRFRTKFSQTQKEKMLEFAERVGWKMHKNDEEVQEFCNEMGVDRTVLRVWMHNNKNTFGKKESLGNEKINLESNGNNGGGEEAEENNTAHGGGGGGVATANGSSSSS, encoded by the coding sequence ATGGAATTGGCCCCAGCTGCAAAGTCACCTGATACTGAAAATAATGAAACGGTGGCAACAAGGATCCTTCCGACGAGGCATTTAACTTTCACCAACGGGGTGTTGAACCGCCACAATCACCACCACGGTGGCGGCCACCATCATCATCACCCTATTGTGATTACTTATAAAGAATGTCTGAAGAACCATGCAGCGAGCTTGGGTGCACACGCTCTCGACGGCTGTGGAGAGTTCATGCCTTCTCCTACTGCCACGTCAACCGACCCCACTTCTCTCAGATGTGCCGCGTGTGGCTGCCACCGTAACTTTCACCGCCGTGAGCCAGATGACTCGTCGTTTAGCCCCACGACGCCTCACGCCACGGCTAATCATAACACAATTACAACCGCTACAATTGAGTACCAGCCACACCACCGTCACCACCCTCCGCCTCCACCGTCGTCCCAAGCTCAACATCCGAGGCACAGAAGCCCGAGTTCTTCGTCTCCGCCGCCGATCTCGTCGTCGTTCTACCCCTCAGCCCCCCACATGCTGCTTGCTTTATCTGGGAACATGAGCGGGCACGAAAATGTTATGAACAACGTCGGAAATGTTGGGGCTAGCTCGAGGAAGAGGTTTAGAACGAAGTTCAGTCAGACCCAGAAGGAGAAAATGCTCGAGTTTGCGGAGAGAGTTGGGTGGAAGATGCATAAGAACGACGAGGAGGTTCAGGAGTTTTGTAATGAAATGGGAGTGGATAGAACTGTGTTGAGAGTGTGGATGCATAATAACAAGAACACTTTTGGTAAAAAGGAGAGTCTTGGAAATGAAAAAATCAATCTTGAAAGCAATGGCAACAATGGCGGTGGTGAAGAGGCGGAGGAGAATAATACTGCccatggtggtggtggtggtggtgttgcTACGGCTAATGggtcatcttcttcatcttga